A window of the Bradyrhizobium ottawaense genome harbors these coding sequences:
- a CDS encoding epoxide hydrolase family protein → MTAISSSPTRRSLLAGSAATGAVSLLPIHFVAARAQSKQGGSPLGTTKADAILPFRVNVRGEDLANLRRRLAATRWPTKELVEDRSQGVQLATLRALARYWSTEYDWRKCEARLNALPQFTTVIDGVKIHFIHVKSRHENALPLIMTHGWPGSVIELLDTVGPLTDPTKYGGTPDDAFHLVLPSLPGYGFSGEPTELGWDTARIARAWAVLMDRLGYTRYVAQGGDVGAAVTDAMGRQAPKGLLGIHVNLLAGVAAMSDKLPAESEKERAAQKAAATFRASGFGYFLEQSTRPQTIGYSLLNSPLGLASWMLDHDTDSYYKISRAFVEGKPAGNLTRDSILDNITLYWLTGTGASAARWYWEAGQAAARAAGKSPPAVAVPVGFTTFPGEIFAAPRSWVEIMYPGLAYFSEVERGGHFAAWEEPKLFSDEVRAAFRSLRK, encoded by the coding sequence ATGACCGCAATCTCCTCTTCACCCACCCGGCGCAGCCTTCTCGCAGGGTCAGCCGCAACTGGTGCCGTTAGCTTGCTTCCAATACATTTCGTCGCCGCACGCGCGCAATCGAAGCAAGGAGGGTCCCCGCTTGGTACGACCAAAGCCGACGCAATTCTTCCCTTCCGCGTCAATGTCCGGGGTGAAGACCTCGCTAATCTCCGCCGGCGCCTCGCGGCCACGCGCTGGCCCACCAAAGAGCTCGTTGAGGATCGGTCGCAGGGTGTGCAGCTGGCGACGCTGCGGGCGCTCGCCCGCTACTGGTCGACTGAGTACGACTGGCGCAAGTGCGAGGCACGGCTGAACGCGCTGCCACAGTTCACGACCGTGATCGACGGGGTGAAGATCCATTTCATCCACGTCAAGTCCCGGCATGAGAATGCGCTGCCGCTGATCATGACGCACGGCTGGCCTGGCTCGGTCATCGAGCTCCTCGATACCGTCGGTCCCCTGACGGACCCGACCAAGTATGGTGGCACTCCCGACGATGCATTCCACCTGGTGCTGCCGTCCTTGCCTGGCTACGGCTTCTCGGGTGAGCCGACCGAACTCGGCTGGGACACCGCGCGCATCGCGCGTGCGTGGGCGGTGCTGATGGATCGCCTCGGCTACACGCGCTACGTCGCCCAGGGTGGCGACGTAGGAGCGGCAGTAACGGATGCGATGGGGCGCCAGGCACCCAAGGGACTTCTCGGCATCCACGTCAACTTGCTCGCGGGTGTGGCGGCAATGTCCGACAAGCTGCCCGCAGAATCCGAGAAGGAACGCGCGGCGCAGAAGGCGGCCGCGACGTTTAGGGCGAGTGGCTTTGGCTACTTCCTGGAGCAGTCGACGCGGCCACAAACGATCGGCTACTCCCTGCTGAATTCACCCCTCGGGCTCGCGAGCTGGATGCTCGACCATGACACGGACAGCTACTACAAGATTTCCCGAGCGTTCGTGGAGGGTAAGCCCGCGGGCAATCTCACCCGGGACAGCATCCTCGACAACATCACGCTGTACTGGCTGACGGGCACTGGGGCCTCGGCCGCACGGTGGTACTGGGAGGCCGGACAGGCCGCAGCCCGTGCGGCCGGCAAGTCTCCTCCTGCGGTCGCGGTTCCCGTGGGATTTACGACGTTCCCCGGCGAAATCTTTGCTGCGCCCCGAAGTTGGGTCGAGATTATGTACCCCGGCCTCGCCTACTTCAGCGAGGTCGAACGTGGCGGACATTTCGCCGCCTGGGAGGAGCCGAAGCTGTTTTCAGATGAGGTACGCGCAGCCTTCAGATCATTGCGCAAATAA
- the poxB gene encoding ubiquinone-dependent pyruvate dehydrogenase: MRIDNVADLIAETLAQAGVKRIFGVVGDSLNGLTDALRKRETIDWIHVRHEEVAAFAAAGEAQITGELAVCAGSCGPGNLHLINGLFDAHRSRTPVLAIAAQIPSGEIGGGYFQETHPQDLFRECSHYCELISDPAQLPYVLENAIRAAVGRRGVAVIVIPGDVALRGAPKRGISPNAGLLPAAPVVRPAEPELTALAELLNGAKRVTLFCGRGCAGAHDGLIKLAETLLSPMVHALGGKEYVEFDNPYDVGMTGFIGFSSGYAAMHACDVLLMLGTDFPYKQFFPTDAKIAQVDIRPENLGRRCKLDLGIVGDVAATIGALLPKLTAKGGRKHLDDSLIHYKKARAGLDELARGTPGQKPIHPQYLACLLSEQASEDAVFTADVGTPTIWAARYLKMNGRRRLVGSWVHGSMANAMAHAIGVQASQKGRQVVSMSGDGGFAMLMGDLITLTQMKLPVKVVIFNNGVLGFVALEMKAAGFIETGVDLQNPDFAAMARAMGIHAVRVEDPGDLPNAIRDVLAHDGPAVLDVVTATQELSMPPTITVEQIKGFSLWVLRAVMSGRGDEVLDLAKTNLLPR; encoded by the coding sequence ATGCGGATCGACAATGTCGCCGACCTCATCGCGGAGACTCTCGCCCAGGCCGGCGTCAAGCGCATCTTCGGTGTGGTCGGCGACAGCCTGAATGGCCTGACCGACGCGTTGCGCAAACGCGAAACCATCGACTGGATTCACGTCCGGCATGAGGAGGTTGCGGCCTTCGCGGCGGCGGGTGAAGCGCAGATCACTGGCGAGCTTGCGGTATGTGCGGGGTCGTGCGGTCCCGGCAATCTCCATCTCATCAACGGCCTGTTCGACGCCCATCGCAGCCGCACGCCGGTACTGGCGATCGCAGCGCAGATTCCGTCCGGCGAAATCGGCGGCGGCTATTTTCAGGAGACGCATCCACAGGATCTGTTTCGGGAGTGCAGCCACTACTGCGAACTGATTTCCGACCCCGCACAGCTGCCTTACGTTCTGGAAAATGCCATTCGCGCCGCGGTCGGGCGGCGCGGTGTCGCGGTTATTGTCATCCCCGGCGACGTCGCATTGCGGGGCGCGCCGAAGCGCGGCATCTCGCCGAACGCAGGTCTGTTGCCGGCAGCGCCCGTCGTTCGGCCGGCCGAACCGGAATTGACCGCCCTGGCCGAACTTCTGAATGGCGCCAAACGGGTCACGCTGTTCTGCGGTCGCGGCTGTGCCGGCGCACATGATGGCCTGATAAAGCTTGCCGAGACGCTTCTGAGCCCAATGGTGCATGCGCTCGGCGGCAAGGAATATGTCGAGTTCGACAATCCCTACGATGTCGGCATGACCGGGTTCATCGGCTTCTCGTCCGGCTATGCCGCGATGCATGCCTGCGACGTATTGCTGATGCTGGGGACGGATTTTCCCTACAAGCAGTTTTTCCCGACGGATGCGAAGATCGCCCAGGTCGACATCCGCCCCGAAAATCTCGGCCGCCGCTGCAAACTCGACCTCGGCATCGTCGGCGATGTCGCTGCCACGATCGGCGCGCTGCTGCCTAAGCTGACGGCGAAGGGCGGCCGCAAGCATCTCGACGACAGCCTGATCCATTACAAGAAAGCGCGCGCCGGGCTGGACGAACTCGCCCGCGGCACGCCCGGCCAGAAGCCGATCCACCCGCAATATCTGGCGTGTCTGTTGAGCGAGCAGGCGTCGGAAGACGCTGTCTTCACCGCCGATGTCGGCACGCCGACGATCTGGGCCGCGCGCTATCTGAAAATGAACGGGCGCCGGCGCCTCGTCGGCTCCTGGGTCCACGGCTCGATGGCCAATGCGATGGCGCATGCAATCGGCGTTCAGGCCTCGCAGAAGGGGCGGCAGGTCGTCTCGATGTCGGGCGATGGCGGGTTTGCCATGCTGATGGGAGACCTGATCACGCTGACGCAGATGAAGCTGCCGGTGAAGGTGGTGATCTTCAACAACGGCGTGCTTGGGTTCGTGGCGCTGGAGATGAAGGCCGCCGGTTTCATCGAAACCGGCGTCGATCTGCAAAATCCCGATTTCGCGGCGATGGCCCGCGCCATGGGCATTCATGCGGTGCGGGTCGAGGATCCCGGCGATCTGCCGAACGCGATCCGCGACGTGCTGGCCCATGACGGTCCCGCCGTACTCGACGTCGTGACGGCGACCCAGGAATTGTCGATGCCGCCGACCATCACGGTGGAGCAGATCAAGGGCTTCAGTCTATGGGTGCTCCGCGCCGTGATGAGCGGTCGCGGCGACGAGGTTCTCGATCTGGCAAAGACCAACCTGTTGCCACGGTGA
- a CDS encoding enoyl-CoA hydratase-related protein has protein sequence MPGVKRERADAVGVLTLDEPATLNAMTPDLLGDLAIAIGEMTDDPQVRALVLTGAGRGFCSGQNLKAAQILGDDIVAGVMRYYWPTFKALRECRVPIVVAVNGVAAGGGFSLAMAGDMIVAARSASFIQVFSRIALVPDLGSTWLLPRLVGRQRALELMLSNEPLSAEQAKEWGLVREVFDEAALLDGALALARKLAAGPTRALVATRGLIEHSEHSSYADQFRREIEVQAEIRTSADAVEGRNAFLEKRAARFSGR, from the coding sequence ATGCCGGGAGTGAAGCGGGAACGCGCCGATGCCGTTGGCGTGCTGACACTGGATGAGCCGGCGACGCTGAATGCGATGACGCCGGATCTGCTCGGCGATCTCGCCATCGCGATCGGCGAGATGACCGACGATCCGCAGGTGCGGGCGCTGGTGCTGACCGGCGCCGGCCGCGGCTTTTGTTCGGGCCAAAATCTCAAGGCCGCGCAAATCCTCGGCGACGACATCGTCGCCGGCGTGATGCGTTATTACTGGCCGACATTCAAAGCCCTGCGTGAATGCCGTGTGCCGATCGTGGTCGCCGTCAACGGCGTGGCGGCAGGCGGCGGATTCAGCCTTGCGATGGCAGGCGACATGATCGTCGCAGCGCGTTCGGCGAGCTTCATTCAGGTGTTCAGCCGGATCGCACTGGTCCCCGATCTCGGTTCGACCTGGCTGTTGCCGCGCCTCGTCGGCCGGCAGCGCGCGCTCGAACTGATGCTGAGCAACGAGCCGCTCTCGGCAGAGCAGGCAAAAGAATGGGGACTGGTCCGCGAGGTCTTCGACGAGGCCGCACTTCTGGACGGCGCGCTGGCGCTGGCGCGCAAGCTTGCGGCCGGTCCGACGCGCGCGCTGGTCGCGACCCGCGGGCTGATCGAACATAGCGAGCATTCCAGCTATGCCGATCAGTTCCGGCGCGAAATCGAGGTCCAGGCGGAAATCCGCACCAGCGCCGACGCCGTGGAGGGGCGTAACGCCTTTCTCGAGAAGCGCGCGGCGCGGTTCAGCGGACGCTGA